From Bradysia coprophila strain Holo2 chromosome IV unlocalized genomic scaffold, BU_Bcop_v1 contig_5, whole genome shotgun sequence, one genomic window encodes:
- the LOC119071690 gene encoding probable polygalacturonase, with product MKNLITIATFIGSVLTSQLLPLPTQFFSSRLGDSAPLDKKFIVENCDYNGRLLAFSIENCTDTEGICNIVTKREYNVNITFEPSVSTSNLIWRVIFNINGQDQVLVERPIYEHVQPGVTYTLFNTFAFGFENEGLSFPATFQIIDASTERAEICHSAVLDVNSWHMVPEILSRIKAPIFPDRDFDITTYGAVPDGETDNTEAFSRAIVHCHLLGGGRVVVPPGVFLSSAITLLSNVNLHLKEGSTILFTQNTTAYPNVFTRLGGLELINFSPFIYAFGAENIALTGSGVLNGNADCEHWWPWKGRNNNLELLCGIIEGFPTEEADVAALTEMAERNVPVEERIFGEGHFMRPVFVQPYNSKNILIEGVTFLRSPNWILNPVLCENVIVRGVTINSTGPNSDGCNPESSKDVLIENVKFITGDDCIAVKSGRNADGRRINVKSENIVIQNCEMENGHGGFTIGSEISGGAQNIFCQNCSMNSPQLEQGLRFKNNAVRGGLIEDIYIRNIHIPELYTGTSASRGMVLSIDFFYEEGPNGNYPPVVRNVDIRNVTALKSNYALYLRGFPTDQITNVRLYDCHFNGVVRGSVIEHVENLGLFNVTVNGDVIEVPAV from the exons atgaaaaatttaattacaattgCAACTTTTATTGGTTCGGTTCTTACATCTCAACTGTTACCCTTAccgacacaatttttttcttcgaggCTAGGCGACAGTGCTCCACTTGATAAAAAGTTTATAGTTGAAAACTGTG ATTATAATGGTAGACTTCtcgcattttccattgaaaattgtaCTGATACAGAAGGCATTTGTAACATTGTGACGAAGAGGGAATATAATGTGAACATAACCTTTGAGCCTA GTGTGAGCACCTCTAATCTCATTTGGAgagtaattttcaatataaatggACAAGACCAAGTTTTGGTTGAGAGACCAATTTATGAACATGTACAACCTGGTGTTACGTACACTCTTTTCAACACGTTTGCTTTTGGATTTGAAAATGAAGGA TTAAGTTTCCCGGCAACATTCCAAATAATTGATGCATCGACAGAGAGAGCAGAGATCTGCCATTCTGCTGTTTTGGACGTTAATTCCTGGCATATGGTTCCTGAGATTTTGAGTAGAATTAAGGCTCCCATATTCCCAGACCGAGACTTTGATATAACAACATATGGTGCTGTACCGGATGGTGAAACTGACAATACGGAAGCATTTAGCCGCGCTATAGTTCACTGTCATTTGTTGGGTGGTGGAAGGGTTGTAGTCCCACCG GGAGTTTTTCTATCAAGTGCAATTACACTTTTGAGCAATGTCAATCTACACTTGAAGGAAGGTTCGACCATTCTATTCACGCAAAACACAACAGCCTATCCGAACGTATTTACTCGGCTTGGAGGATTAGAGCTCATCAACTTTTCACCATTCATTTACGCCTTTGGTGCGGAGAATATTGCCTTAACAGGAAGTGGTGTGCTAAATGGAAATGCAGACTGTGAACATTGGTGGCCTTGGAAAGGAcgaaataacaacttggagtTGCTGTGTGGAATAATAGAAGGATTTCCGACAGAGGAAGCCGATGTGGCCGCTCTTACAGAAATGGCCGAAAGAAATGTACCTGTGGAAGAGAGGATTTTCGGCGAAGGGCACTTTATGCGACCGGTATTTGTTCAGCCGTACaatagcaaaaatattttgattgaaggCGTAACGTTTCTCCGATCGCCAAACTGGATTTTGAATCCGGTTCTTTGCGAAAATGTGATCGTTCGTGGTGTAACGATAAACAGTACCGGCCCCAATTCCGACGGTTGTAATCCAGAATCGTCTAAAGACGTTCTCATCGAAAATGTTAAGTTCATAACCGGAGATGATTGTATTGCTGTTAAATCGGGACGAAATGCTGATGGACGACGAATTAACGTAAAATCCGAAAATATTGTCATCCAGAATtgtgaaatggaaaatggtcACGGAGGTTTCACCATCGGTAGCGAGATATCTGGTGGagcgcaaaatattttttgtcaaaattgttCCATGAACAGTCCGCAGTTGGAACAGGGCTTAAGATTCAAGAACAATGCCGTTCGTGGAGGACTTATCGAAGACATTTACATTAGGAACATTCACATTCCCGAACTGTACACCGGAACAAGTGCATCGCGTGGAATGGTGCTGTCAATTGACTTTTTCTACGAAGAAGGACCTAATGGTAATTATCCTCCTGTCGTTCGTAACGTTGATATACGAAATGTAACCGCATTAAAATCGAATTACGCGCTGTATCTGCGTGGATTCCCTACTGATCAGATTACAAATGTTCGGCTTTATGACTGCCATTTCAATGGGGTTGTCCGCGGCAGCGTAATTGAGCACGTTGAAAATCTTGGGCTGTTTAATGTGACTGTAAATGGAGATGTAATTGAGGTGCCTGCTGTTTAA